The nucleotide window CTTGGACAAAGTTTTGTCAACGTTTCATGTTCAGCGACAGGCCTACCACGGGAAGTCATTTGTGGGCAACCATGTTCATCGATGCTGCACTGTAAGTACCAACAATATGCATTAAACTCCAAACAAAGTTCAGttaaatttataaacaaaagcTGCATTTTCCATCAACAGGTTGAAGTCATTGAAGCATTGACTGCGGCTCCAATGAAGGTCATGCTGGAAAATATGACAGATGATGTTCCTCTTGCAGCCCACGAACAACTTCTCAGGGAATCTGCGAacataaagaaaaaatacaGTGACATATTTCTTAAGTTCGCAGATGTACATCATGGCATCAACCATGCGAGGGCAATCTCACCAGAAGAAATTAATCAGATTGGTAATCTTTGTTTTATATTCTGCTTTGAAAAAATATACGTtggttttatatattttctgcACTTGGTTTCTGCTACATTGTAGTAAACATTAATAAGCTACAACAAAACTGAACACTAGGATTGACCATTTTTTGGTGCATAGAAACTTTTATAGTGAGAATTTTTTCTGAGCCAACTTTGTAACAAATTCACACAAGACAAGTGGGCTAAAGATGGCATGGAACAATCTGCCGGCTGGATAATCTTTGTGAAAAGTTAACTGGTGTCAGCAACTTTATAATTTTCACTTTCAGTCTTACACTTTGATTGTTATGATAGATAATTACCACTTACCTTTTGTGTTTGTGCTAAATGTAGATATCTGCATCAAAGAATTCCTGAACTCATTCCGTGCATCATTCCCAAGCTCCAACATCTCAccatctctccatcttttgGAAGATC belongs to Asterias rubens chromosome 6, eAstRub1.3, whole genome shotgun sequence and includes:
- the LOC117291100 gene encoding uncharacterized protein LOC117291100 — encoded protein: MNLACKIIASICFSQEIEMNRADLAYGTGPVVSSLDKVLSTFHVQRQAYHGKSFVGNHVHRCCTVEVIEALTAAPMKVMLENMTDDVPLAAHEQLLRESANIKKKYSDIFLKFADVHHGINHARAISPEEINQIDICIKEFLNSFRASFPSSNISPSLHLLEDHAVEQLRKFRVGFSLLNEQGGELIHTDFNRTGRVVHGMRDPLQRLMAVMRRHLVGTTPEVQTNIAKTSRKHEY